A section of the Meles meles chromosome 8, mMelMel3.1 paternal haplotype, whole genome shotgun sequence genome encodes:
- the BIRC3 gene encoding baculoviral IAP repeat-containing protein 3, protein MDLVQESLCLSGLLKSAPALELRYDHSCELYRMSTFSAFPSGVPVSERSLARAGFYYTGVNDKVRCFCCGLMLDNWKPGDRPVEKHRKLYPSCAFVRSLSTASEPGTRCPPPQPPSVASSTHPLPPSLETTGYFSGSYASFPSSPVNFRANREFAPRRPSPCEGALKTTEDRLLTFQTWPLTSPPAQDLARAGFYYVGPGDRVACFACGGKLSNWEPSDSALSEHLRHFPDCPFVDRQLQDALQSAVSNASMQTHAARLQTFCSWPSRVPVRPEQLATAGFYYTGHSDDVKCFCCDGGLRCWESGDDPWVEHAKWFPRCEYLIRIKGQEFISQIQASYPHLLEQLLSTSDNTEDENAESPIVHFGPGEIRSEDAVMMNTPVVTAALEMGFSRSLVRQTVQSRILSTGENYRTVNEIVSDLLHAEDELREEEKERAAENRDSDDAALIRKNRMVLLQRLTRVLPILDSLLAAGVISEHEHGVIQRTAQTPLQARELLDTVLGRGSLAATVFKSSLQEMDPVLYRHVFVQQDLRYMPPENVSDLPVEEQLRRLQEERTCKVCMDKEVSVVFIPCGHLVVCQECAPSLRRCPICRGAVKGTVRTFLS, encoded by the exons ATGGACCTGGTCCAGGAGAGCCTCTGCCTGTCGGGCCTGCTGAAAAGCGCTCCCGCGCTTGAGCTGAGGTACGACCACTCGTGCGAGCTGTACCGCATGTCCACGTTCTCGGCGTTCCCGTCCGGCGTCCCTGTCTCCGAGAGGAGCCTGGCGCGGGCGGGGTTTTACTACACCGGCGTCAACGACAAGGTCAGGTGCTTCTGCTGCGGCCTGATGCTGGACAACTGGAAACCGGGAGACCGTCCCGTGGAGAAGCACAGGAAACTGTACCCCAGCTGCGCCTTCGTTCGGAGTCTAAGCACAGCCTCTGAGCCCGGAACCCGCTGTCCGCCACCGCAGCCTCCTTCGGTCGCGAGCTCTACACACCCGCTGCCGCCCAGCTTGGAGACCACGGGCTATTTCAGCGGGTCTTACGCCAGCTTCCCATCGAGTCCCGTAAACTTCAGAGCAAATCGGGAGTTTGCTCCCCGGAGGCCCAGCCCCTGCGAGGGAGCCCTGAAAACCACGGAGGACAGGCTGCTCACCTTCCAAACCTGGCCCTTGACCTCCCCGCCGGCACAGGATCTGGCCCGAGCCGGCTTCTACTATGTGGGACCCGGGGACAGAGTGGCCTGCTTCGCCTGCGGCGGGAAGCTGAGCAACTGGGAGCCGAGCGACAGCGCTCTGTCCGAACACCTGAGACACTTCCCCGACTGCCCGTTCGTGGACCGGCAGCTCCAGGACGCGCTGCAGAGCGCCGTGTCCAACGCGAGCATGCAGACCCACGCGGCCCGCCTGCAGACCTTCTGCAGCTGGCCCTCCCGCGTGCCCGTCCGTCCCGAGCAGCTCGCCACTGCCGGCTTCTATTACACGG GTCACAGTGACGACGTCAAATGCTTTTGCTGTGACGGCGGACTGCGGTGTTGGGAGTCTGGAGACGACCCGTGGGTGGAGCATGCCAAGTGGTTTCCAAG GTGCGAGTACCTGATACGCATCAAAGGACAGGAGTTCATCAGTCAGATTCAAGCCAGTTACCCTCATCTACTCGAACAG ctGTTATCTACTTCAGACAACACAGAAGATGAAAATGCTGAATCACCAA TTGTCCACTTTGGACCTGGAGAAATCCGTTCAGAAGACGCGGTCATGATGAACACGCCTGTGGTGACGGCCGCCTTGGAGATGGGCTTCAGCAGGAGCCTGGTGAGGCAGACCGTGCAGAGTAGGATCCTGAGCACTGGGGAGAATTACAGAACCGTGAACGAGATTGTGTCGGACTTACTGCATGCGGAAGACGAActcagggaagaggagaaagagcgAGCAGCTGAGAACAGAGACTCAG acGATGCAGCGTTGATCCGGAAGAACAGAATGGTGCTTCTCCAGCGTTTGACTCGGGTGCTCCCGATCCTGGACAGCCTGCTGGCGGCCGGAGTGATCAGTGAGCACGAGCACGGGGTGATCCAGCGGACGGCGCAGACGCCCCTGCAGGCAAGGGAGCTGCTCGACACCGTGTTAGGGAGGGGCAGCTTGGCCGCCACCGTATTTAAAAGCTCTCTGCAGGAGATGGACCCCGTGCtgtacaggcatgtctttg TGCAACAGGACCTAAGGTATATGCCCCCGGAAAATGTCTCAG ACTTACCTGTGGAGGAGCAGCTGCGGCGGCTGCAGGAGGAGAGGACGTGCAAAGTGTGCATGGACAAGGAGGTGTCCGTCGTGTTCATCCCCTGCGGCCACCTGGTCGTGTGCCAGGAGTGCGCCCCGTCTCTGAGAAGGTGCCCCATCTGCAGGGGCGCAGTCAAGGGCACCGTGCGTACGTTTCTTTCATGA